Within Alphaproteobacteria bacterium, the genomic segment ACGACGCCGCCCGCGGAGCGGTCGGCCGGCTCGATGGGGTGACGACGATCCTGCCATCCACGCCGCTGTTTCTGTTCATGTATGTACGCAAGGAGGCACTCCTCTCGTCGCAGATCGAGGGCACCCGATCTTCGCTCTCCGATCTTCTCCTTTTCGAAAACGACGAAATTCCGCACGTTCCGCTGGACGATGTCGCCGAGGTCTCGAACTACGTCGCCGCGATGGAACATGGTCTCAAGCGGCTACGAGGCGGCTTCCCGCTTTCGCTGCGTCTCGTTCGCGAGATGCACGAGATCCTGCTCAAGTCCGGGCGAGGCGCGAGCAAACAGCCGGGTGAGTTCCGGCGCTCCCAGAACTGGATCGGCGGCACGCGGCCGGGCAACGCGCTGTTCGTTCCGCCACCACCGGATCGCCTTACCGAGTGCCTCGACGCATTCGAAAAATTTCTTCACTTGGAT encodes:
- a CDS encoding Fic/DOC family N-terminal domain-containing protein; this encodes MKGTPTTRLGQLVETVVGGERVRAFLPSPLPPDPPLDLNGLLTLYDAARGAVGRLDGVTTILPSTPLFLFMYVRKEALLSSQIEGTRSSLSDLLLFENDEIPHVPLDDVAEVSNYVAAMEHGLKRLRGGFPLSLRLVREMHEILLKSGRGASKQPGEFRRSQNWIGGTRPGNALFVPPPPDRLTECLDAFEKFLHLDDPQLPPLIKAGLAHVQFETIHPFLDGNGRLGRLLITLMLCEAGA